The Pseudomonas rhizosphaerae genomic sequence CTGCAGCACGGGTCGGGTGGACCAACGCGGCTCTGTCCAGAAAACCCAGCGGTGTCAGCGGTAGATGATTGGCCGGGGTCTTGTCGAGGCGCTCGTAGAGGTCGGCAGGCGTCATGGGCGAGTTTCCTTGTTATTGTGGTGAAAGGTGGTGAACGTGCTCACCGCTTCGCGCTCTGTGACCAGGTCGTTCTCGACACTGGAGTCGTCGGCGTAGCCCAGGCTCATGCCGCACACCAGCATGTGCTCGTCGGGAATGCCGAGTACCTCGGCGATGACGTGGTGATATTTCAGAAAAGCGGCTTGGGGGCAGGTATGCAGACCACGGGCCCTGGCGGCCACCATCACGCTTTGCAGGAACATGCCGTAGTCCAGCAGGCTGCCTTGTTGAAGCACGCGGTCGATGGTGAATAGAAGGCCCACCGGTGCGTCGAAGAAGCGATAGTTGCGACCATGCTGTTCGTGCATGCGCTGCTTGTCGCCCTTGGCAATGCCGAGCAGTCCGTACAGCTCCCAGCCGACTTTCTTCTTGCGATCCAGATAGGGCGTCACCCACTCCCTGGGGTAGTACTCGTAGGGGTCGAGCAACGTGTCGGCGTACGCCGGGTTGTTGTCGATGTCCGCGATGGCGTTCGACAAACGCAGCTTCATGTCCCCGGTCACCACGTGAACGCGCCAGGGCTGCATGTTCACGCCCGTGGCGCAGAACCTAGCGACGTCGAGGATGCCCACCACGTCTTCATGTGCCACAGGGTCCGGCAGAAACGCCCTGATGCTGCGCCGAGAGGTAATGGCCCAGTCCACGGCCTGCGCCAGAAGCGGCGGGCTCATGGGGGGTTGTGACAGTCGATTCATACAGGCCCCGATTCAAGTGGGTTTGGATATCTCAGGATTCAGGGCAGCGGTGTGAGCGTTCGATGC encodes the following:
- a CDS encoding nitroreductase, with amino-acid sequence MSPPLLAQAVDWAITSRRSIRAFLPDPVAHEDVVGILDVARFCATGVNMQPWRVHVVTGDMKLRLSNAIADIDNNPAYADTLLDPYEYYPREWVTPYLDRKKKVGWELYGLLGIAKGDKQRMHEQHGRNYRFFDAPVGLLFTIDRVLQQGSLLDYGMFLQSVMVAARARGLHTCPQAAFLKYHHVIAEVLGIPDEHMLVCGMSLGYADDSSVENDLVTEREAVSTFTTFHHNNKETRP